One Calditrichia bacterium DNA window includes the following coding sequences:
- the rnr gene encoding ribonuclease R translates to MTKKPSQNKDAKNPFEKRIVEFLKKKRGKNFLRKELSKALGVHKGEYHLFQDALNTLSKRKKIARLKGGAFASLSSLQKIQGEMQLTRKGFGFVTDERTGDDVFIGAQNLNTALNGDVVEVQLFGVSRGKSKEGQVLNIVSRKHIRFVGTYHKSEYYGFMVPDNPKVYRDFFIPEKKALDAKNGQKIVVELEKWETNMLNPEGRVVQILGFPDDPGVDVTSIVISHGLDTEFEKSLEHNVNQMQLEITEEELSRRLDLRDKQIFTIDPPDAKDFDDAISLEELENGNVQLGVHIADVSHFVTADDELDKEAMLRGTSVYLVDRVIPMLPEHLSNELCSLQPESDRLTYSCIMEISSAGEVVDYKIVETIIHSKRRFTYQEVQDIIDNPDATDNYAPVIRKMHKLSRQLRDKRFDHGSIDFTTPEVKFILDDKGFPIDIVPVRQMHSNELVEEFMLIANQTVAKHIHNIASGKKNYPFIYRVHEKPDSEKLHKFQSFLNALGYKVRLNFNISPKEFQQTLKSVSEGKDEVIIKEVALRTMMKAQYSPNNAGHFGLAFQYYSHFTSPIRRYPDLIAHRLLKLYNESAPTFKQVREFNKQLKEICQISSTQERKALEAERESIRLKQVEWLSKHADQEYDGLISGVTSFGIFVETIPYLIEGLIRIENLADDYYIFDEKTYSMTGKDTGRELRLGDAVRVRVANINRERNEVDFAFVEDTPKS, encoded by the coding sequence ATGACGAAAAAACCATCGCAAAACAAAGATGCAAAAAACCCATTTGAAAAACGAATTGTTGAATTTTTAAAGAAAAAACGCGGAAAAAATTTTTTACGGAAAGAGCTTTCAAAAGCTCTCGGCGTTCACAAAGGTGAATATCATCTGTTTCAGGATGCACTGAACACCCTCTCCAAACGCAAAAAAATTGCCCGACTAAAAGGCGGCGCATTTGCCAGCCTCTCATCCCTCCAAAAAATTCAGGGCGAAATGCAGCTCACCCGCAAAGGTTTCGGTTTTGTAACCGACGAGCGCACCGGTGATGATGTGTTTATCGGCGCCCAAAACCTCAACACGGCGCTCAACGGCGACGTTGTGGAAGTTCAGCTTTTTGGCGTTTCGCGCGGCAAAAGCAAAGAGGGTCAGGTGCTGAACATTGTCAGCCGAAAACATATTCGCTTCGTGGGAACGTATCACAAAAGCGAATATTACGGATTTATGGTGCCGGATAACCCCAAAGTGTACCGCGATTTTTTCATCCCGGAAAAGAAGGCATTGGATGCCAAAAACGGGCAAAAAATTGTGGTAGAACTGGAAAAATGGGAAACCAACATGCTGAATCCGGAAGGCCGGGTGGTGCAGATTTTGGGCTTCCCGGATGATCCGGGTGTGGATGTTACATCCATCGTTATCAGTCACGGGCTGGACACCGAATTTGAGAAATCGCTGGAACACAACGTTAACCAGATGCAGCTGGAAATTACGGAGGAAGAACTTTCCCGCCGGCTGGATCTGCGGGATAAACAAATATTTACGATCGATCCACCCGATGCAAAAGATTTTGACGACGCCATTTCGCTGGAAGAACTTGAGAATGGCAATGTGCAGCTTGGCGTGCACATCGCAGATGTGAGCCACTTTGTTACAGCAGATGACGAGTTGGACAAAGAAGCCATGTTGCGGGGCACCAGCGTGTATCTGGTGGACCGGGTGATCCCGATGTTGCCGGAACACCTCTCCAACGAGTTGTGCAGCCTGCAGCCGGAATCCGATCGCCTCACCTACAGCTGTATCATGGAAATTTCCTCAGCCGGCGAAGTGGTGGATTATAAAATTGTCGAAACCATTATCCACAGCAAACGGCGATTCACTTATCAGGAAGTGCAGGATATTATCGATAATCCGGATGCTACCGATAATTACGCACCGGTAATTCGCAAAATGCACAAACTCAGCCGCCAACTCCGCGACAAACGATTCGATCACGGCAGCATCGATTTTACGACGCCGGAAGTCAAATTTATTCTGGACGACAAAGGTTTCCCGATCGACATCGTTCCCGTCCGGCAAATGCACAGCAACGAATTGGTTGAAGAATTTATGCTCATCGCCAACCAGACCGTTGCCAAACACATCCACAATATTGCCTCCGGCAAAAAAAATTACCCGTTTATTTATCGGGTTCACGAAAAACCGGATTCCGAAAAACTGCACAAATTCCAGAGTTTTTTAAATGCGCTGGGCTACAAAGTGCGGCTGAATTTTAACATCTCCCCCAAAGAATTTCAGCAAACGCTAAAAAGCGTATCCGAAGGCAAAGATGAAGTGATCATCAAAGAAGTGGCGCTGCGAACGATGATGAAAGCCCAATATTCGCCGAATAACGCGGGACACTTTGGACTGGCGTTCCAATATTATTCACATTTTACATCGCCCATTCGCCGCTATCCCGATCTGATTGCCCATCGATTGTTGAAACTTTACAACGAAAGCGCACCAACGTTCAAACAAGTTCGCGAGTTCAACAAACAACTGAAAGAGATTTGCCAGATTTCCTCCACACAGGAGCGAAAAGCGTTGGAAGCTGAACGCGAAAGCATCCGGTTGAAGCAGGTGGAATGGCTGTCCAAACATGCGGATCAGGAATACGACGGCTTGATTTCCGGCGTAACCTCGTTCGGAATTTTTGTGGAAACCATCCCGTATTTGATCGAAGGGTTGATTCGCATCGAAAATCTGGCGGATGACTACTATATTTTTGATGAAAAAACCTATTCGATGACCGGCAAAGATACCGGCAGGGAGCTGCGGCTCGGCGATGCTGTCCGGGTACGGGTTGCCAATATCAACCGGGAACGCAACGAGGTAGATTTTGCATTTGTGGAAGATACGCCCAAATCCTAA
- a CDS encoding T9SS type A sorting domain-containing protein, protein MRDQSKCGPFCQVTEFLKSNRNIYILLFISICISSSYAADIRSVKSGFWSETSTWDSGQVPGNGDNVVVDSGHVVTYNVQSSEAIRLLLIRGKLTFSRTENTQLDVGMIFITTRESVDPNEDCSMHMHGPMWMDAPKPALEVGSVDKPIPNGVTARIRLVYFSGIDPNCSPGIICYGGSMDFHGAPINKTWTKLAQSAPEGATTIKLSDAVDWKVGDHIVITRSQRVPGNSVSLGSFRTNGRQQSEERFISAINGTVITLDAPLNNDHPRFVNRYAAEVANLSRNVVVESKDPNGERGHTMYHHGSQGSISYAEFRHLGKDGVLARYPIHFHKMRNSMRGSSVIGASIWDSHNRFVTIHGTDYIVVRDCVGFKSIGHGYFMEDATEVYNFLENNLAILTYDSDPLPDQALDFDPNDGAGYWWANGRNAFINNIASETDDYGFRFEIPEGFYESILQPDGTIQTGVEVNSLSFIRFKGNEVHGTMKYGIRFDGHPDQKDPLVIEDMNIWQVWYAFRPDMYNYYIKNLNIWNTAYGFYGREPGAGRVEGYTATHIGNYVAGFQDSPQGLITFENVTADSVGEYPIRIYGQEERNESCDVHFRNLSLSNVSDGWDGARAQNPKESPALTLYLHDFFGTNIDAKVIPDNQSRSDGLDYLNLSPRFDGVKVARTNVGFPANPIEVIDNLPPATVILYPRNGQVFDTQTSQIVVRGTCIDGSNITSLKVNGVPVTPLADNFSRWQVTLSNFSSSDYDIITEAKDEHGNIELTPHKITIGFGTFPTATDDDPQEPVNATTYQLHDNYPNPFNPETTLRYTVSGTSGAPSEIRITIFDALGHRVRELVNTVQNSGDYSVVWNARNDDGEQVASGLYLYQFSAKNIQNGQTFREIRKMSLVR, encoded by the coding sequence ATGAGGGATCAATCGAAATGCGGTCCATTCTGTCAAGTAACAGAATTCCTCAAAAGCAATCGCAATATTTATATATTGTTGTTCATAAGTATTTGTATCAGCAGCAGTTACGCAGCTGATATCCGCAGCGTAAAAAGCGGTTTTTGGTCAGAAACATCAACCTGGGATAGCGGTCAGGTTCCCGGCAATGGCGACAACGTTGTGGTGGATAGCGGTCATGTGGTTACATATAACGTGCAATCCAGCGAAGCAATTCGTCTGCTGCTCATTCGCGGAAAATTGACTTTCTCCCGAACAGAAAATACCCAATTAGATGTTGGAATGATTTTTATCACCACACGGGAGTCTGTGGATCCCAACGAGGACTGTTCGATGCATATGCACGGTCCGATGTGGATGGATGCTCCCAAACCGGCTTTGGAGGTTGGTTCGGTGGACAAACCGATTCCCAACGGCGTAACAGCCCGCATACGGCTGGTCTATTTTTCTGGAATAGATCCAAATTGTTCGCCGGGAATCATTTGTTACGGCGGTAGTATGGATTTTCACGGAGCCCCAATAAATAAAACCTGGACAAAACTTGCCCAATCTGCTCCGGAAGGTGCCACTACTATCAAATTAAGTGATGCGGTTGACTGGAAGGTCGGTGATCACATCGTTATTACTCGCAGCCAGCGTGTTCCCGGTAACAGCGTAAGCCTTGGCTCTTTCCGAACGAACGGGCGGCAGCAGAGTGAAGAGCGCTTTATCAGCGCCATCAACGGAACGGTAATTACTTTGGATGCTCCGTTGAACAATGATCACCCGCGTTTTGTTAATCGATACGCCGCCGAAGTTGCCAACCTCAGCCGGAATGTGGTGGTAGAATCGAAAGATCCCAACGGCGAACGGGGTCACACCATGTATCACCACGGCAGCCAGGGCAGCATCAGCTATGCGGAATTCCGGCATCTCGGGAAAGACGGCGTGCTGGCGCGATACCCGATTCACTTCCACAAAATGCGCAACTCCATGCGCGGTAGCAGCGTTATCGGCGCGTCGATCTGGGATTCGCACAACCGTTTTGTGACGATTCACGGCACGGATTACATTGTGGTTCGCGATTGCGTGGGCTTTAAATCGATCGGTCACGGTTATTTTATGGAAGATGCCACCGAGGTGTATAATTTCCTCGAAAACAATCTCGCGATACTCACATACGATTCTGACCCATTGCCCGATCAGGCACTGGATTTCGATCCGAACGACGGCGCAGGATATTGGTGGGCGAACGGACGCAACGCATTTATCAATAATATCGCTTCCGAAACGGATGATTACGGTTTCCGTTTCGAAATTCCGGAAGGTTTTTACGAATCTATTTTGCAGCCGGACGGAACCATCCAAACCGGTGTTGAAGTGAATTCACTATCGTTCATTCGTTTCAAAGGGAACGAAGTGCACGGGACAATGAAATACGGCATCCGTTTTGACGGACACCCGGACCAGAAAGATCCGCTGGTCATCGAGGACATGAACATCTGGCAAGTGTGGTATGCTTTTCGACCGGATATGTATAATTATTACATCAAAAACCTGAATATCTGGAACACCGCTTACGGATTTTATGGGCGGGAACCCGGTGCAGGCAGGGTGGAAGGTTACACTGCAACCCACATCGGGAATTATGTTGCCGGTTTTCAGGATTCGCCACAAGGTTTGATCACGTTTGAAAATGTAACTGCGGACTCCGTTGGTGAATATCCCATCCGCATTTACGGGCAAGAAGAACGCAACGAAAGCTGCGATGTGCACTTCCGCAACCTCTCGCTATCCAATGTTTCCGATGGCTGGGACGGTGCGCGGGCACAGAATCCCAAAGAATCGCCGGCGCTAACGCTATATTTGCATGACTTTTTCGGCACGAACATCGATGCTAAAGTGATTCCCGATAACCAAAGCCGCAGCGACGGGTTGGATTATCTGAATCTATCGCCACGATTTGATGGCGTGAAAGTAGCGCGCACAAATGTTGGATTTCCGGCAAATCCCATCGAAGTGATCGACAATTTGCCGCCGGCAACAGTAATTTTGTATCCCCGGAACGGTCAGGTTTTTGATACGCAAACCAGCCAGATTGTTGTGCGCGGAACCTGTATCGATGGCAGCAACATCACTTCGCTAAAAGTAAACGGTGTGCCGGTAACACCGCTGGCGGATAATTTTTCGCGCTGGCAAGTTACGTTGTCCAACTTTTCATCGAGTGATTACGATATCATTACCGAAGCGAAAGATGAGCACGGCAACATCGAGCTGACGCCGCACAAAATTACCATCGGGTTTGGCACCTTCCCCACCGCTACGGACGACGATCCGCAGGAGCCAGTGAATGCAACAACCTATCAGTTGCACGATAACTACCCGAACCCGTTCAACCCGGAAACCACGCTGCGCTACACCGTTAGCGGCACTTCCGGCGCACCCAGCGAAATTCGCATCACTATTTTTGATGCACTGGGTCATCGCGTTCGCGAACTGGTGAATACCGTTCAAAATTCCGGTGATTATTCGGTTGTGTGGAATGCGCGGAATGATGATGGCGAGCAAGTTGCTTCCGGTTTGTATCTCTATCAATTTTCAGCAAAAAATATTCAGAATGGCCAGACATTCCGGGAAATCCGGAAAATGTCTCTCGTTCGTTAA
- a CDS encoding sulfotransferase domain-containing protein gives MRISEMKFSIKERMKRYLLENSYVDRVHIVGCARSGTTMLHYAFSAFENTLLFDKECQPWDSPGLKECFQKYWELKDTASRHFMVTKRSKWWFNEKVVHKTVDYVRENNVFLIHIVRDPRDVLTSSHKLSDSPYYVTPEIWDASINAANMMFDLLGDYPRKMTIRFEDVVNHPEKVEKLMIETIGLRKKIGVQSIARLKDNVELLGKDAGTMIEYMHKLRNFDPSSIGKWRRDSVKSEYLEQLLNASPYQDEINGFLRTNGYLASKKSPVFMNN, from the coding sequence ATGCGAATTTCAGAGATGAAATTTTCTATCAAAGAACGGATGAAACGGTATCTGTTGGAGAATTCTTACGTTGACCGGGTTCACATCGTCGGTTGTGCGCGATCCGGAACCACGATGCTCCATTACGCATTCAGCGCGTTTGAAAATACACTGCTGTTTGATAAAGAATGCCAACCCTGGGATTCCCCCGGGCTGAAAGAATGTTTTCAAAAATATTGGGAATTAAAAGACACCGCAAGTCGCCATTTTATGGTAACAAAGCGCTCCAAATGGTGGTTTAATGAAAAAGTAGTCCACAAAACCGTCGATTATGTTCGGGAAAATAATGTTTTTCTCATCCACATCGTTCGCGATCCGCGGGATGTGCTGACCAGCAGCCACAAACTTTCGGATAGCCCGTATTACGTAACGCCGGAAATTTGGGATGCATCCATAAACGCAGCAAACATGATGTTCGATTTGCTGGGCGATTATCCCCGGAAAATGACGATCCGATTTGAAGATGTGGTTAACCATCCGGAAAAAGTTGAAAAACTGATGATCGAAACTATTGGATTGCGGAAAAAAATCGGGGTGCAATCTATTGCCAGGCTCAAAGACAATGTGGAGTTGTTGGGTAAAGATGCCGGCACAATGATTGAATACATGCACAAGCTTCGCAATTTTGATCCGTCATCGATTGGCAAATGGCGTCGGGACTCTGTCAAATCGGAATATTTGGAACAATTATTAAACGCATCGCCATATCAGGATGAAATAAACGGCTTTTTGCGGACAAACGGGTATTTGGCATCAAAAAAAAGTCCCGTTTTTATGAATAACTGA
- a CDS encoding NYN domain-containing protein encodes MESTSAVGIYIDAANLQINGGYGMKFDILREFACHDNGKAVRLNIYVTYDEERARKDNSYRVKTQNYFRTLRDFGYKVIIKKFKWYRDEEGQRYAKANADLDMAVDALLQSENLERILMCTGDGDFVQVIRALQNKGCRLEVLAFSNVSADLRAEADEYFSGYLVPNLLPVKSKNTIQWGDVNSRVRGTCYHFNQEEHYGFLRFMKFMKENLWITDTRRSDSPYDSAFIHESDIGRQINTDLLPNHDTVFEFDIVKTKDGLQAKNVEIIV; translated from the coding sequence ATGGAAAGCACCAGTGCAGTTGGCATATATATCGACGCAGCAAATTTGCAAATCAACGGTGGTTATGGCATGAAATTCGACATTTTACGCGAATTCGCCTGTCACGATAACGGCAAAGCAGTGCGATTGAATATTTACGTTACGTATGACGAAGAACGTGCAAGAAAAGATAATTCGTATCGGGTAAAGACCCAAAATTACTTTCGAACACTGCGCGATTTTGGGTACAAAGTGATCATCAAAAAATTTAAATGGTACCGGGATGAGGAAGGGCAACGATATGCCAAAGCAAATGCAGACCTGGATATGGCGGTGGATGCTTTGCTGCAATCCGAAAATCTGGAACGGATTTTGATGTGCACCGGCGATGGCGATTTTGTTCAGGTAATCAGGGCATTGCAAAACAAAGGCTGCCGGCTGGAGGTATTGGCTTTCAGCAATGTTTCCGCGGATTTACGTGCAGAGGCAGATGAATATTTTTCCGGCTATCTCGTTCCCAATTTATTGCCGGTAAAATCCAAAAATACTATCCAATGGGGAGATGTGAACTCACGGGTTCGTGGCACTTGCTACCATTTTAATCAGGAAGAACACTACGGTTTTTTACGATTCATGAAATTTATGAAAGAAAATTTATGGATCACCGATACCCGGCGCAGCGATTCGCCATATGATTCCGCGTTCATTCACGAATCAGATATAGGGCGGCAAATAAATACCGACCTGCTCCCCAATCACGACACTGTTTTTGAATTTGACATCGTAAAAACCAAAGATGGCCTGCAAGCCAAAAATGTAGAAATCATTGTTTGA
- a CDS encoding aminoglycoside phosphotransferase family protein: MSSKIEKTMKYLDNAHTFLPFFYFGQLQNGGKSLVITNHAARKSIDYSTLHQEVTIVDIKYSSVENETNRTGKLAELQHFDARFDNVIIDLSGKSPDEFVKIATDLLAPGGSLLILDWSHSTGEAIKNMPMHLKSASDLRHLSGKVLDTLKKNQFQSQWYYLVDPDLKKPKYLVAPGFQTTVPASSDSGVKRWLVQRGAFYCQPHQRVIVAAKPDENGAVQPTLLDRIIAKTLRQPFSPELRKHVRQIYISTTNILIIRLQVGNSDFFIRFPFTNEAIERLNAQNDTLNQLSLNGIHAVPKPVEGIDADVPVFVETGVPGGSAEKQFREKNINIAREIYREAQNSIQQVHQKTGQITVFDEYTHANQLKPKLDAIIHHIPEYAEHFLKIESLLLDAFTRKKVLIALCHGDFKIGNCLFDKNRKLTGFIDWDMSEAAGMTLVDIASLAGKCLRLRNGFSLPDLVLKSDQLPKDFFAIYSNYFAETGTDEIPVYPAMLYYWVDRVYKQFVFDTHLKALWVNQNVLPVLHKFGAEPVSALKIDHHNS, from the coding sequence ATGAGCAGTAAAATAGAGAAAACGATGAAATATTTGGATAACGCACATACTTTTTTGCCATTTTTTTATTTTGGCCAGCTCCAAAATGGTGGCAAAAGCCTCGTCATCACCAATCATGCAGCGCGTAAATCTATTGATTACAGCACCTTGCATCAGGAAGTTACGATTGTCGATATCAAATATTCAAGCGTGGAAAACGAAACCAATCGAACCGGAAAACTGGCAGAATTACAACATTTCGATGCCCGGTTTGATAACGTTATCATCGATCTTTCCGGAAAATCGCCGGACGAATTTGTAAAAATAGCCACAGACCTCCTCGCGCCGGGTGGTTCGCTGCTCATTCTGGATTGGTCACATTCCACTGGCGAAGCCATCAAAAATATGCCGATGCACCTCAAATCAGCCAGTGATTTGAGACATCTTTCCGGCAAAGTACTGGATACACTCAAAAAAAACCAATTTCAATCGCAATGGTATTATTTGGTCGATCCGGATTTGAAGAAACCCAAATATTTGGTTGCACCGGGATTCCAAACGACTGTTCCGGCTTCCAGCGATTCCGGGGTAAAACGCTGGCTGGTGCAGCGTGGTGCGTTTTATTGCCAGCCGCATCAGCGGGTAATTGTTGCCGCAAAACCGGATGAGAACGGTGCCGTACAGCCCACACTGCTGGATCGCATTATTGCCAAAACTTTGCGTCAGCCTTTTTCGCCAGAACTTCGGAAACACGTTCGCCAGATTTACATTTCAACGACCAATATTTTGATTATCCGGTTGCAGGTGGGGAACAGCGATTTTTTCATCCGTTTTCCATTTACAAACGAAGCAATTGAGCGACTTAATGCGCAAAATGATACCTTGAACCAGCTATCATTGAACGGTATTCACGCCGTTCCGAAACCGGTTGAAGGGATCGACGCGGACGTTCCGGTGTTTGTGGAAACAGGCGTTCCCGGTGGTTCTGCGGAAAAACAATTTCGCGAAAAAAACATAAATATTGCCCGCGAAATTTATCGCGAAGCACAAAATAGCATTCAACAAGTTCACCAAAAAACAGGACAAATAACTGTTTTTGACGAATATACGCATGCAAATCAACTAAAGCCGAAATTAGATGCGATTATCCACCACATTCCCGAATATGCGGAACATTTTCTAAAAATCGAATCGCTTTTACTGGATGCGTTTACGAGAAAAAAAGTGCTGATTGCGCTGTGCCATGGTGATTTTAAAATTGGCAACTGTCTGTTCGACAAAAACAGGAAACTCACCGGTTTTATCGATTGGGATATGAGCGAAGCTGCCGGTATGACATTGGTGGACATCGCCAGTTTGGCCGGCAAATGCCTCCGATTGCGGAACGGATTTTCGCTGCCGGATTTGGTGCTAAAATCTGATCAGTTGCCCAAAGATTTTTTTGCCATTTATTCAAATTATTTTGCAGAAACCGGCACAGATGAAATTCCCGTTTACCCCGCGATGCTGTATTACTGGGTTGACCGGGTGTACAAACAATTTGTCTTCGATACCCATCTCAAAGCGCTTTGGGTAAACCAGAACGTGTTGCCCGTTCTCCATAAGTTCGGTGCTGAACCGGTTTCTGCGTTGAAAATTGATCATCACAATTCATAA
- a CDS encoding polysaccharide deacetylase family protein gives MKYGYKSGLFSALGLTGVYSSYRRINQKKALVLTYHGILPEIPSGGSEYEYRNFVTTRQFDQQIQFLLKNYRPLKAADFCHPDVDTSSGFLITFDDGFRNNYRYAVPILQKYGIEGCFFISTGLIGTRDFLWTEEVTRLLNNTKQKELMLGWADKLVLPLVTTTDRANASQIIRKKLKLAPKAERDEAMACLRSQLSDVPADMLPDEEERYLFMTWDEVKGMVKAGQHIGAHTHTHSMLSTLSESESWEELKLSKELLEKATAQECFTMSYPNGESDNFSELHKTQLKKLGYKCAFSQIPLFNNGQTDRFALHRFNVSLGLPLSLMEAKLCGLLK, from the coding sequence ATGAAATACGGATATAAGAGTGGCTTATTTAGCGCATTGGGCTTAACAGGTGTTTACTCATCTTATCGCCGAATCAATCAGAAAAAAGCGTTGGTGTTAACTTATCACGGTATTTTACCGGAAATTCCCAGTGGTGGTTCGGAATATGAATATCGTAATTTTGTAACGACCCGCCAGTTTGATCAACAAATTCAATTTTTGCTAAAAAATTATCGTCCGCTAAAGGCGGCGGATTTCTGCCATCCGGATGTGGATACCAGCAGTGGCTTTTTGATCACATTTGATGACGGTTTCAGAAATAATTATCGATATGCCGTGCCGATATTGCAGAAATATGGTATCGAAGGTTGCTTTTTTATTTCCACAGGCTTAATTGGCACCCGAGATTTTTTATGGACGGAAGAAGTAACCCGCCTGTTAAACAACACAAAACAAAAAGAACTGATGCTCGGCTGGGCAGATAAGCTCGTTTTGCCATTGGTTACCACAACTGACCGGGCAAATGCATCGCAAATCATCCGGAAAAAGCTCAAACTCGCGCCCAAAGCCGAACGCGACGAGGCGATGGCTTGCCTTCGCAGCCAGCTATCGGATGTCCCGGCAGATATGCTACCGGATGAAGAAGAGCGCTATTTATTTATGACATGGGACGAAGTTAAAGGGATGGTTAAAGCGGGGCAACATATTGGCGCACACACCCACACACATTCCATGCTTTCCACACTTTCGGAATCTGAAAGTTGGGAAGAACTGAAGCTCTCCAAAGAGTTGCTGGAAAAAGCCACCGCACAGGAATGCTTCACAATGAGCTATCCCAATGGTGAATCGGACAATTTTTCCGAATTGCACAAAACTCAGCTAAAAAAATTGGGTTACAAATGTGCGTTCTCACAAATTCCGTTATTCAACAACGGACAAACAGACCGTTTTGCGCTGCACCGATTTAATGTGTCGTTGGGATTACCGCTTTCGTTAATGGAAGCAAAACTTTGCGGTTTATTGAAATAA
- a CDS encoding phosphotransferase has product MIALPMEQPDFDQVVAEITQEEWEQNLEIGRFRKLQILKVMHRPFSVVGRCRVIGDKNESIVFIKKYRLQDGRTVQRHHEKICQDMEAAHYWYTHFSDSHRFRVVRPVLDMPERSITVTEESTGENLFQILLQSAHLLAGTTKSQQLDKQVFMVGEWLNFKQQKMLIPNKNYNLNELVDYVNVRLEKLLEDPRRQFPAGLSPKVRNYFQEQISQVPENELLVTVNHSDFNPGNILIKNDIVTVLDFGRLVDGSYLLDVSKLYFQLELLTFKPQFSKSTIRRIQQMLLSGFGDANATEKMMFKLLLIRHILTHLANITRFWKFNLPERLYNTWVLRRELSILNRLIDS; this is encoded by the coding sequence TTGATCGCATTACCGATGGAACAACCGGATTTCGATCAGGTTGTTGCTGAAATTACGCAAGAAGAATGGGAGCAAAACCTCGAGATCGGGCGATTTCGAAAATTGCAAATACTAAAAGTAATGCACCGCCCGTTTTCAGTTGTTGGGAGATGCCGGGTAATTGGCGATAAAAATGAATCGATCGTTTTTATCAAAAAATACCGGCTGCAGGATGGTCGGACGGTCCAACGGCATCACGAAAAAATTTGTCAGGACATGGAAGCTGCACATTATTGGTACACCCATTTTTCAGATTCGCATCGATTCCGGGTCGTTCGCCCCGTGTTGGATATGCCTGAACGATCTATCACCGTTACCGAAGAATCTACCGGCGAAAACCTGTTCCAAATTTTACTCCAAAGCGCACACCTTCTTGCAGGTACCACCAAATCCCAACAACTGGATAAACAGGTTTTTATGGTTGGAGAATGGCTGAATTTTAAACAGCAAAAAATGCTAATTCCCAATAAAAACTACAATTTGAATGAGCTTGTTGATTACGTAAATGTGCGATTGGAGAAACTGCTGGAAGATCCGCGACGGCAATTTCCCGCTGGATTGTCTCCCAAAGTTCGCAACTATTTTCAGGAGCAAATTTCTCAAGTGCCGGAAAATGAATTGCTGGTTACGGTGAACCACAGCGATTTCAACCCCGGTAACATTCTGATAAAAAATGATATTGTCACCGTTTTGGATTTTGGGCGACTGGTTGATGGCTCATATTTGCTGGATGTCAGCAAGTTATATTTTCAACTGGAATTGCTTACGTTTAAACCGCAATTCAGTAAATCGACTATCCGGCGGATTCAGCAGATGTTGTTGAGCGGCTTTGGTGATGCAAACGCCACCGAAAAAATGATGTTCAAACTACTGCTTATTCGACATATTTTAACACATTTGGCAAATATCACCCGATTTTGGAAATTCAACCTCCCTGAACGCCTTTATAACACATGGGTACTGCGCCGCGAATTAAGCATCCTGAATCGATTAATTGACAGCTAA